The following proteins are co-located in the Leptospira sp. WS4.C2 genome:
- a CDS encoding hemin ABC transporter substrate-binding protein, with the protein MIYALNLESQLVAVDSTSYFPKQATSLPNVGYQRTLTTEGILNLKPTQIVGLESAGPPATIQNLKDAGVPLQLFPDEFKLETPTNRLLGIGKLFGKEKEAAALAKTIKEQLQKLKINKTNIKVLFIYSRNPSSVFISGTGTAAHAMIELSGAKNAVSEFSEYKSLTSEALVKANPDIILMPEKSASGFGGEKAIWDINGMEFTRAGKEKNFILVDDLLLLGFGPRLPLALKTLNDRWKLIE; encoded by the coding sequence ATGATCTATGCATTAAACTTGGAAAGTCAATTAGTGGCAGTCGATTCCACATCTTACTTCCCCAAACAAGCAACTTCCCTTCCGAACGTCGGCTACCAAAGAACATTAACTACGGAAGGTATTTTGAATTTGAAACCAACTCAAATCGTTGGTCTGGAATCGGCAGGCCCTCCAGCGACGATACAAAACCTAAAAGATGCAGGTGTCCCACTCCAATTGTTCCCTGATGAATTCAAACTTGAAACTCCAACCAATCGTTTGTTAGGTATTGGTAAACTTTTCGGGAAGGAGAAAGAAGCTGCTGCCTTAGCCAAAACAATCAAAGAACAACTTCAAAAACTAAAAATAAATAAAACCAATATCAAAGTTCTCTTCATCTATTCTAGAAATCCTAGTTCCGTATTTATATCTGGAACTGGAACTGCAGCGCATGCGATGATTGAACTTTCAGGAGCAAAAAATGCGGTTAGTGAATTTTCCGAATACAAATCCCTAACAAGTGAAGCTTTAGTAAAAGCAAATCCTGACATTATTCTTATGCCTGAAAAATCAGCGTCAGGGTTTGGCGGAGAAAAAGCGATTTGGGATATTAACGGAATGGAGTTCACAAGAGCAGGAAAAGAAAAAAACTTTATTCTAGTAGATGACCTTCTTCTTTTAGGTTTTGGCCCCAGATTGCCCCTTGCTTTAAAAACTCTAAATGATCGTTGGAAACTTATTGAATGA
- a CDS encoding FecCD family ABC transporter permease, with protein MKKIIFILSCALFTIVAAVISSLLGAMHIGWEDLFRSDSMESRVFFELRIPRILLGLMVGGSLAWSGALAQGLFRNPIVDPGLIGITAGCSLFASIAIVLGTSIPFLNSIWSVVIFSFVGGISSSFIIFFFAKSKGRTDIFSLLLSGIAVNAICFSAIGILSYIANESQLRNLSLWNMGSLGGASWANLKSFSCFFIFPIFISPFIAKQLNVLILGEREASHLGISTEFLKTSIILLIGVSVGACISLVGNIGFVGLAVPHIVRLAIGQDYRYLLITSYLLGGGLLCFADGICRVIISPSEIPVGIATALLGSPFFLSLIRKRMNHI; from the coding sequence ATGAAAAAAATAATCTTCATTCTTAGCTGCGCACTCTTTACAATAGTTGCCGCCGTTATATCTTCTTTACTTGGTGCTATGCATATAGGTTGGGAAGATTTATTCCGAAGTGATAGCATGGAGTCTCGTGTATTCTTTGAATTAAGAATACCGAGAATCTTATTAGGACTTATGGTAGGAGGATCTTTGGCTTGGTCAGGTGCTTTGGCTCAAGGTCTCTTCCGAAACCCAATCGTTGATCCAGGCCTAATTGGGATTACTGCAGGCTGTTCTTTGTTTGCTTCTATCGCTATTGTGCTTGGGACATCCATTCCATTCTTAAATTCAATATGGAGTGTCGTGATATTCTCATTTGTAGGCGGGATTTCCTCTTCATTCATCATTTTCTTTTTTGCAAAATCGAAAGGAAGAACCGATATCTTCTCATTATTACTTTCGGGAATCGCTGTGAATGCTATTTGTTTTTCTGCGATTGGAATCTTAAGTTATATTGCAAACGAATCCCAACTAAGAAATCTTTCTCTTTGGAATATGGGAAGTTTGGGTGGAGCCTCCTGGGCCAATTTAAAATCTTTTTCCTGTTTTTTTATTTTTCCAATATTCATAAGCCCGTTCATTGCCAAACAATTGAATGTATTGATACTAGGAGAAAGAGAAGCAAGTCACCTAGGGATTTCAACAGAATTTTTAAAAACATCAATCATACTTCTCATTGGAGTGAGTGTTGGTGCATGCATTTCATTAGTTGGAAACATTGGATTTGTAGGGCTTGCTGTTCCTCACATTGTTCGTTTAGCGATTGGCCAAGACTATCGGTATCTACTGATCACATCTTACCTTTTAGGAGGAGGTCTATTGTGTTTTGCTGATGGAATTTGCAGAGTCATCATTTCACCCTCTGAAATTCCAGTAGGAATAGCTACAGCCCTACTCGGCTCCCCCTTCTTTCTTAGTTTGATTCGAAAAAGGATGAATCATATATGA
- a CDS encoding heme ABC transporter ATP-binding protein yields MTIEANNLNYSIGSKQILSEVNIKIKPGELHVLIGRNGAGKSSLFHMLCGDLNPHPGKVYLDGVEIKKYTKSQLAKIRAVLTQETTITFPISSEAIIGLGRHPHIANHTRDKEIVQTCLRITDSIEQKEQNYSTLSGGERQKINFGRILAQVWETPPRYIFLDEPVSALDIPNQYKTLNVCRHMADQGYAVFMILHDLNLAALYADTITLLHKGKIIKSGNPKEVLTLENLETAFGMKARILNAPEGNFIIPEITGEPI; encoded by the coding sequence ATGACAATTGAAGCGAATAACTTAAACTATTCCATTGGATCCAAACAAATACTATCCGAAGTAAATATAAAAATTAAACCCGGAGAACTCCATGTATTAATAGGAAGAAACGGAGCCGGTAAGTCTTCCTTATTTCACATGTTATGTGGCGATCTTAACCCACATCCTGGAAAAGTTTATTTAGATGGAGTTGAAATAAAAAAATATACCAAAAGCCAACTAGCAAAAATACGAGCCGTCCTTACGCAAGAAACAACCATCACTTTTCCGATTAGTTCAGAAGCTATAATCGGTCTTGGACGTCATCCACATATAGCTAATCATACAAGGGATAAAGAGATTGTTCAAACATGCCTAAGAATTACCGATTCTATCGAACAAAAGGAGCAAAATTATTCAACTTTATCTGGAGGTGAAAGGCAAAAAATAAACTTTGGCAGAATCCTTGCTCAAGTTTGGGAAACACCACCGAGATATATATTCCTCGATGAACCTGTTTCTGCTTTAGACATTCCAAACCAATACAAAACACTCAATGTATGCAGACATATGGCTGACCAAGGTTATGCAGTCTTTATGATCCTACATGACTTAAACCTCGCTGCTCTATATGCTGATACGATTACCTTACTTCACAAAGGTAAAATCATCAAATCGGGAAACCCAAAGGAAGTTTTAACATTAGAAAATTTAGAAACTGCTTTCGGAATGAAAGCAAGGATTCTAAACGCACCAGAAGGAAATTTTATTATTCCAGAAATTACAGGAGAACCAATATGA
- a CDS encoding hemin-degrading factor yields MNEKLKQQWETLSKEMPKLRIRDAAKHLKVSEAELLATKIGPTVKLLKPDWPSFLLNTTNLGYVMALTRNESCVHERKGVYKNVSINGQTALAVGEDIDLRIFLKDWKYGFYVEEPKDTGILRSFQFFDSKGDAVHKIYQTEKSKMDGWEFAKAEFVDVNQTFNIPSADIKSKTETNDPKEIPQFLEAWGKLEDTHDFFSLIRKYNYSREFSLKAANGKFSFKVSKENLLTLMEKVSKLEMDIMIFVGNPGMIQIHTGKIQKLEPMGPWFNILDPEFNLHLRTDQIESVWIVDKPTKDGLVTSVEVFDNEENLILQMFGKRKPGIPQSDAWFRLSREYTHKTEELDSSFV; encoded by the coding sequence ATGAATGAAAAATTAAAACAACAATGGGAAACTTTATCCAAAGAAATGCCCAAACTCAGAATCAGAGATGCCGCCAAACATTTGAAAGTCAGCGAAGCAGAACTTCTTGCTACAAAAATTGGTCCGACAGTCAAACTATTGAAACCAGATTGGCCAAGTTTCCTGCTGAACACAACGAACCTAGGTTATGTAATGGCTCTTACAAGAAATGAATCTTGTGTACATGAAAGGAAAGGAGTGTATAAGAATGTATCCATCAATGGACAAACGGCGCTCGCTGTCGGCGAAGATATTGACCTACGAATCTTTTTAAAAGACTGGAAATATGGCTTCTATGTAGAAGAACCAAAGGATACAGGAATATTACGTAGCTTTCAATTCTTTGACTCCAAAGGTGATGCCGTACATAAAATCTATCAGACTGAAAAATCTAAAATGGACGGTTGGGAGTTCGCCAAAGCTGAATTTGTCGACGTCAACCAAACATTCAATATACCTTCGGCAGACATAAAATCGAAAACAGAAACAAATGATCCAAAAGAAATCCCTCAATTTCTTGAAGCATGGGGAAAACTGGAAGACACTCACGACTTTTTTTCACTCATTCGCAAGTACAACTATTCACGCGAATTTTCTTTAAAAGCTGCAAACGGGAAGTTTTCATTTAAGGTTTCGAAAGAAAATTTGTTAACTTTAATGGAAAAAGTAAGCAAACTGGAAATGGATATTATGATTTTTGTAGGCAATCCAGGAATGATTCAGATCCATACGGGTAAAATTCAAAAGTTAGAGCCTATGGGTCCTTGGTTCAATATTCTTGATCCAGAATTCAATCTACATCTAAGAACGGATCAAATTGAATCTGTTTGGATTGTCGACAAACCAACTAAAGATGGTCTCGTAACATCGGTGGAAGTGTTTGACAATGAAGAGAATCTAATTTTGCAGATGTTTGGAAAACGAAAACCGGGGATTCCACAATCGGATGCTTGGTTCCGATTGTCTCGAGAGTATACACATAAAACCGAGGAACTAGACTCTTCTTTTGTATAA
- a CDS encoding MASE3 domain-containing protein, translated as MLPLLLVGAFPESFYHEYEIGFFLVFHNLTEIFSVIVSFSIFGLGYYSYPQSRNAHTLFLGIGFLAVGLIDFMHALGYTGMPDFVTPNSGNKSSQFWIFSRTITALILFGAIYIKPSEQYRFIKEKYLIALAFLLVAIVFFLVIFYNDWIPKTYEQGKGLTPFKKNAEYAIITLLFISLILYRKANFYTSKRQLQYYLSAFIVCIFSEMVFAVYTSVFDVYNVLGHIYKIGAFYLIYKAVFISAINDPYEKLISTNQLLSKEIEENKTYAEMIRKSLLEKENLVAEIFHRTKNSIQLVRSILMIQASDFPDDKNIQSIVEDTSIKIQTMSLVHDHLYANKDLSEIKVSDYLQSLTDMVRQAYPPIKADIRVDFQVGEGSLLLDTAVPLGLIFTELLSNSLKYAFPALTRGEIVIRFSLDGNVCHFEYWDNGVGLPEGFDLGKQKKLGLSLAKIIAEKQMGGTLSIDGTQGFQMKLDFPSNLYKRRV; from the coding sequence TTGTTACCACTTTTGCTTGTTGGTGCATTCCCTGAGTCCTTCTATCATGAGTATGAAATTGGATTTTTTTTAGTTTTTCATAATCTAACTGAAATCTTTAGTGTTATTGTTTCCTTTTCTATTTTTGGTTTAGGATATTACTCTTATCCTCAAAGCAGGAATGCTCATACCTTATTCCTCGGAATCGGTTTTCTTGCAGTTGGCTTGATTGATTTTATGCATGCTTTGGGTTACACAGGGATGCCTGATTTCGTAACACCAAACTCAGGCAATAAATCTTCGCAGTTTTGGATTTTTTCTCGCACGATCACTGCGTTGATACTGTTTGGTGCAATATATATTAAACCAAGTGAACAATATAGATTCATCAAAGAAAAATATTTGATAGCTTTAGCATTTTTGTTAGTTGCGATTGTTTTTTTTCTGGTGATTTTTTATAATGATTGGATACCAAAAACATATGAACAAGGGAAGGGGCTGACACCGTTTAAAAAAAATGCGGAATATGCTATCATTACCTTGCTTTTCATCTCTCTTATCCTCTATAGAAAGGCAAACTTTTATACTTCGAAGAGGCAACTTCAGTATTATTTGTCAGCTTTTATTGTCTGTATCTTTAGCGAAATGGTTTTTGCCGTATATACTAGTGTTTTCGATGTTTATAATGTTTTGGGGCATATTTATAAAATTGGGGCTTTTTATTTAATTTATAAGGCTGTGTTTATTTCTGCCATCAACGATCCTTATGAGAAATTAATAAGTACAAACCAATTGTTGTCCAAGGAAATTGAGGAAAATAAAACTTATGCTGAGATGATCAGGAAATCATTACTTGAAAAAGAGAATTTAGTGGCGGAGATTTTTCATAGAACAAAAAATTCAATACAATTGGTTCGTTCTATTTTGATGATCCAGGCTTCTGATTTTCCAGATGATAAAAATATACAGTCCATCGTTGAAGATACATCTATTAAAATTCAGACCATGTCTTTGGTACATGATCATCTTTATGCAAATAAGGATTTAAGTGAAATCAAAGTATCCGATTATTTGCAATCATTAACGGATATGGTTCGGCAGGCATATCCTCCTATAAAAGCAGATATTCGTGTTGATTTTCAGGTTGGTGAAGGATCCTTGCTTTTAGATACCGCAGTTCCTCTCGGGCTTATCTTTACTGAATTACTTTCGAATAGTTTGAAATATGCTTTTCCTGCTCTGACAAGAGGTGAGATTGTGATTCGGTTTTCGTTAGATGGCAATGTTTGTCATTTTGAATATTGGGACAATGGCGTTGGGTTACCTGAAGGTTTCGATCTAGGAAAACAAAAAAAGTTGGGATTAAGTTTGGCGAAGATTATTGCGGAAAAACAAATGGGAGGGACCTTGAGTATTGATGGTACTCAAGGGTTTCAAATGAAACTCGATTTCCCTAGCAATTTATACAAAAGAAGAGTCTAG
- a CDS encoding 7TM diverse intracellular signaling domain-containing protein — translation MIQISRIKLFLFILVFVSCGTKLPERPLIQYTFEAKTLEQILSGNVVWSKAYEMKYHFGYWKPSVWVKFDVANPDNETKDYILELESPWVDTVLLGWQVNGVTVKKEFDGSSAFNKREVQHRNPVYQLTLGPLETRTVYANIKNSGILNAPFRVWKVNSFFDRIERDYVANGIYFGIIFALLLYNLLIYISVREKAYVYYCLYLTTLGFNYSLLGGFFKQLLAPDVAMSIKPYLYITVNASLMFVGLFSLSFLDLKKVNPRLDRLILFSVVAFGLVAVSSIFLPHNWMEVSFIYSFPYMFLVLMSAGAYSYIRGIKSSLFFLLAWVTLFVGVIFDSLTKASLIPFSTFGRYGVQIGTAFEVILFSLALGRRLRFLLEENLVAKNELTTIKKDLETARKIQMRILPDKLPKNQKLSMFVSYHPLYDVGGDFYDFFEFPNGFGLVIADVTGHGVSAALDSSTVKIAFRNAKEFKESPKELIGAMNRFLCTSLHARFVSAAYFYFDFEETKLKFSSAGNPPFILIRNREIESFECPGLLLGVRSNFEYEECVVSLQEGDRILIFTDGLYENLKPDEDLDAILFPEISPILDNPQELFHKNFLDRLSRMRKISKDDITLVSLDITLT, via the coding sequence ATGATCCAAATTAGCAGAATTAAATTATTTCTATTCATCCTAGTCTTTGTATCCTGCGGCACCAAATTGCCGGAACGTCCCCTCATACAGTACACTTTCGAGGCTAAAACCTTGGAACAAATCCTTTCTGGTAATGTGGTTTGGTCAAAAGCCTATGAAATGAAATATCATTTTGGATATTGGAAACCTTCTGTTTGGGTAAAGTTTGACGTTGCCAATCCAGACAATGAAACCAAGGACTATATCCTGGAATTGGAATCTCCTTGGGTCGATACAGTTTTGTTAGGTTGGCAAGTGAATGGGGTGACTGTCAAAAAAGAATTTGATGGTTCAAGTGCATTCAATAAAAGAGAGGTTCAACATAGGAATCCTGTCTATCAATTGACATTAGGCCCTTTAGAAACTAGAACTGTATACGCCAATATAAAGAATTCCGGAATCTTGAATGCACCTTTTCGGGTTTGGAAAGTGAATTCTTTTTTTGATCGAATCGAAAGAGATTATGTGGCAAATGGGATCTATTTCGGAATCATATTTGCTCTTTTATTATATAATCTTTTAATTTACATAAGTGTTCGAGAAAAGGCTTACGTTTACTACTGTTTATATCTAACTACTTTGGGGTTTAATTATTCTTTGTTAGGTGGTTTTTTTAAACAATTGTTGGCCCCGGACGTAGCGATGTCTATCAAACCTTACCTTTATATTACTGTAAATGCCTCTCTGATGTTTGTTGGGCTTTTTTCCTTATCTTTTTTGGATCTAAAGAAAGTAAATCCTCGTTTGGATCGGTTGATACTTTTTAGCGTTGTCGCCTTTGGACTAGTTGCAGTTTCATCCATATTTCTTCCTCATAACTGGATGGAAGTATCCTTTATTTACTCGTTTCCGTATATGTTTTTAGTGCTTATGTCTGCCGGCGCTTATTCCTATATCAGGGGAATAAAGTCCTCTTTGTTTTTTTTACTCGCTTGGGTCACTTTATTTGTGGGTGTTATATTTGATTCATTAACAAAAGCATCCCTCATCCCTTTTTCGACTTTCGGTCGTTATGGGGTGCAGATAGGAACAGCATTTGAGGTAATATTGTTTTCTTTGGCCTTGGGTAGGCGCCTTCGGTTTTTGTTGGAGGAGAACCTTGTTGCAAAGAATGAGCTAACAACGATTAAAAAAGATTTGGAAACAGCAAGAAAAATACAAATGCGAATTCTTCCTGATAAACTTCCCAAAAATCAGAAGTTATCTATGTTTGTATCATACCATCCGTTGTATGATGTTGGCGGTGACTTCTACGATTTTTTTGAATTTCCTAATGGTTTTGGTTTGGTCATTGCTGATGTAACAGGTCATGGAGTGAGTGCCGCATTAGATTCTTCGACTGTTAAGATTGCTTTTCGAAACGCAAAAGAATTTAAAGAATCACCGAAAGAATTAATAGGTGCAATGAACCGCTTTTTGTGCACCAGTCTCCATGCTCGTTTTGTTAGCGCCGCGTATTTTTATTTTGATTTTGAAGAAACGAAGTTAAAGTTTAGTTCCGCTGGAAATCCTCCCTTTATTTTGATTCGTAATAGAGAAATAGAATCATTCGAATGTCCGGGTCTTTTACTCGGGGTTCGGTCTAATTTTGAATATGAAGAATGTGTGGTCAGTTTGCAGGAGGGAGATCGGATTCTTATTTTTACTGACGGATTGTACGAAAATCTAAAACCGGATGAAGATTTGGATGCAATTTTGTTTCCCGAGATATCCCCGATTCTAGACAATCCTCAGGAATTATTCCATAAAAATTTTCTAGATCGATTGTCTAGGATGCGAAAAATTTCCAAGGATGATATCACCTTGGTTTCTCTTGATATCACTCTTACTTGA
- a CDS encoding YegP family protein: protein MSAKFEIYKDKAGEFRFRLKAANGEIIASSEGYSSKQACENGINSVKSNAGTADTVDQT from the coding sequence ATGTCAGCAAAATTCGAAATTTACAAAGACAAAGCAGGAGAATTCCGCTTCCGTCTAAAAGCAGCCAACGGGGAAATCATCGCTTCAAGCGAAGGGTATTCTTCCAAACAAGCTTGCGAAAACGGCATCAACTCAGTAAAAAGTAATGCCGGCACTGCAGATACCGTTGATCAAACGTAA
- a CDS encoding pyrimidine/purine nucleoside phosphorylase, which produces MSSFESVTVLKTANIYFNGNVTSRTILFPNGEKKTLGIMMPGEYEFGADQKEIMEIQSGKLSVLLPGSETWLQIDGQSVFEVPAGSKFKLKIQTVTDYCCSYV; this is translated from the coding sequence ATGAGTTCATTTGAATCAGTAACAGTACTAAAAACAGCCAACATCTACTTCAATGGGAACGTTACCAGTCGGACGATCCTATTCCCAAACGGGGAAAAGAAAACTCTGGGAATTATGATGCCCGGCGAATATGAATTTGGAGCCGATCAAAAAGAAATTATGGAAATCCAGTCAGGAAAACTTTCCGTATTACTACCAGGATCTGAAACATGGCTGCAAATCGACGGGCAATCCGTATTTGAAGTCCCAGCTGGATCCAAATTCAAATTAAAAATTCAAACTGTAACAGACTATTGTTGCTCTTACGTTTGA
- a CDS encoding TetR/AcrR family transcriptional regulator, whose product MPIKTSQKTENKKQQAREKSIERILASAIALFAKHGFSQTTMEMIANHAKISKGLAYNYFKSKNQIFEQIIDSHLAKQEKFYNNIPPNLSAKEYVREFFNRSIQFAKEERKTMVLISVCLFQPGSVSLSKKMVENVEKRFAPFKEAMKERFRSYGIKDPDKEMILIKTFLHGVIMSQHFNDTTTCTPTIIEMVLERYDYKN is encoded by the coding sequence GTGCCCATAAAGACCTCACAAAAAACGGAGAACAAAAAGCAGCAAGCTAGAGAGAAATCCATAGAAAGGATTCTTGCCTCCGCCATTGCTTTGTTTGCAAAACATGGGTTTTCTCAAACTACCATGGAAATGATTGCCAATCATGCGAAGATTTCCAAGGGTCTTGCTTATAATTATTTTAAGAGCAAAAACCAAATTTTTGAACAAATCATAGATTCTCACCTGGCCAAACAAGAGAAGTTTTACAACAACATCCCTCCGAACCTTTCTGCTAAAGAATACGTTCGGGAATTTTTTAACCGTTCGATTCAATTTGCGAAGGAAGAAAGAAAAACCATGGTTTTGATTTCTGTATGTCTTTTTCAGCCCGGTTCTGTCTCACTTTCCAAAAAGATGGTAGAAAATGTGGAGAAACGATTTGCCCCTTTTAAAGAGGCAATGAAAGAGCGATTTCGATCTTATGGAATCAAAGACCCTGACAAAGAAATGATCCTCATTAAAACCTTTCTTCATGGTGTCATCATGAGTCAACATTTCAATGATACCACTACTTGTACGCCAACGATCATTGAAATGGTTTTAGAAAGATACGATTACAAAAACTAA
- a CDS encoding PaaI family thioesterase, translated as MQTLTTEETQKILEEMTTNFNHGGRKITVPPPIFVAMKAEILSYTKGKSITVAFPVTEDQTNPMGMMQGGVIAAAFDNAFGPLSYLVAKRPTTTIDMNVQYIRGVIVGQRVVVKASIEAKGFSTIHMIGEMRTEKDKLLATATTNLLILKIPGGGGE; from the coding sequence ATGCAAACACTCACAACCGAAGAAACACAAAAAATCTTAGAAGAAATGACAACCAATTTTAATCACGGTGGCAGGAAAATCACAGTCCCTCCACCGATATTTGTCGCGATGAAAGCTGAAATTTTATCTTACACTAAAGGAAAAAGTATTACTGTTGCCTTCCCGGTTACAGAAGACCAAACAAATCCTATGGGTATGATGCAAGGTGGTGTGATTGCAGCTGCTTTTGACAACGCTTTTGGTCCCCTTAGTTATTTGGTGGCAAAACGACCTACAACAACGATTGATATGAATGTTCAGTATATTCGCGGAGTAATTGTGGGGCAACGCGTCGTTGTGAAGGCTTCTATTGAAGCAAAAGGATTTTCAACCATACATATGATAGGTGAGATGCGAACCGAAAAAGATAAACTTTTGGCAACTGCTACCACGAACCTTCTTATTTTAAAAATTCCGGGTGGGGGAGGAGAATAA
- a CDS encoding TetR/AcrR family transcriptional regulator, producing the protein MKRSSYHHGDLKNSIIKSCHKLLQKKGASNFSLREVATLSGVSHAAVYRHFQDKEEVLEILSSIGFDRLGSLQKKVPQNSVKPDEYFVKLGLVYIQFAVKNPNYYRLMFHTKRSDESYILKRSKLKSYAILVRGCRFYLKTKRRKENQRSFALMAWSLVHGYSNLCIETDFPETESKTLKKSKLEMAEDILRFAI; encoded by the coding sequence ATGAAACGATCTTCTTACCACCATGGTGATTTGAAAAATTCGATTATCAAATCTTGCCATAAATTATTACAGAAGAAGGGCGCCTCTAATTTTTCTCTCCGAGAAGTGGCTACTCTATCTGGAGTTTCTCATGCGGCAGTGTACAGGCATTTTCAAGACAAAGAAGAGGTTTTGGAAATTTTATCTTCGATTGGATTCGATAGGCTTGGGTCATTGCAAAAAAAAGTTCCTCAAAATTCAGTGAAACCTGATGAATATTTTGTAAAGTTGGGTTTAGTTTACATTCAGTTTGCTGTTAAAAACCCGAATTACTACCGCCTGATGTTTCACACAAAAAGATCCGATGAATCTTACATTCTAAAACGATCAAAATTAAAATCATATGCAATTCTAGTTCGCGGTTGTAGATTCTATTTAAAAACAAAACGAAGAAAAGAAAATCAAAGAAGTTTCGCCCTAATGGCATGGTCTCTGGTCCATGGGTACAGTAATTTATGTATAGAAACCGATTTTCCCGAAACAGAAAGCAAAACACTAAAAAAATCTAAATTGGAGATGGCTGAAGACATCTTGCGTTTTGCCATTTAA
- a CDS encoding helix-turn-helix domain-containing protein: MKTNRTGIWIPVWIEKLNLSHSQTKLYAEIVSLHDKGGCFASNRYFGEVLGLKMDTISRLITSLKKLGLLEQTGFDGRRRFLRPLFSNPTAKEMMTSKKEPLEKNPSLALKKTVETFQVRTNQKSNAGLEKFQPSFISTLEVQKNVQKKNPWEEFKIWSEATLSKSTHSQISNLPSPESLQGALRLIWKNWMETQNNSSLWQVPIQCI, encoded by the coding sequence ATGAAAACAAATCGAACAGGAATTTGGATTCCCGTTTGGATAGAGAAATTAAATCTCTCTCATAGCCAAACCAAATTATATGCAGAAATTGTTTCCCTACATGACAAAGGTGGATGTTTTGCATCCAATCGTTATTTCGGTGAAGTCCTTGGTCTCAAGATGGACACAATTTCCAGACTGATTACATCTTTAAAAAAACTCGGACTTTTGGAACAAACCGGATTTGATGGTAGAAGAAGGTTCCTACGACCGCTCTTTTCAAATCCAACGGCCAAAGAAATGATGACTAGTAAGAAAGAACCCTTGGAAAAAAATCCATCCCTGGCTTTAAAGAAAACAGTAGAAACTTTCCAGGTCCGCACTAACCAAAAATCCAATGCAGGTTTGGAAAAATTTCAACCTTCCTTTATTAGTACATTAGAGGTACAAAAGAATGTACAAAAGAAAAACCCTTGGGAAGAGTTCAAAATTTGGAGTGAAGCAACTTTATCCAAATCCACCCATTCCCAAATTTCCAATCTTCCATCTCCAGAGTCCTTACAAGGAGCTTTACGTTTGATTTGGAAAAATTGGATGGAAACCCAAAACAATAGTTCCTTATGGCAAGTGCCGATCCAATGCATTTGA